A single window of Syntrophus aciditrophicus SB DNA harbors:
- a CDS encoding peptidylprolyl isomerase, with the protein MENQDKSQNPTVIIKTSMGTFEAILYKDKAPITVDNFLQYVKDHFFDGTLFHRIIPGFMAQGGGFDKDCRQKPTRAPIKNEAENGLKNERGTLAMARTMVVDSATSQFFINFTDNDFLNYAGKNNFGYAVFGKVTEGMDIVDVMAKVRTGSRGPFQDWPIDDVVIESVTVK; encoded by the coding sequence ATGGAAAATCAGGACAAAAGTCAGAATCCCACCGTCATCATCAAAACCAGTATGGGCACTTTCGAGGCGATTCTTTACAAAGACAAAGCCCCCATTACCGTGGATAATTTTCTGCAATATGTGAAGGATCATTTTTTTGATGGAACCCTGTTCCACCGGATTATCCCGGGATTCATGGCCCAGGGAGGAGGATTCGATAAAGACTGCCGGCAGAAACCCACCCGCGCCCCGATCAAGAATGAAGCGGAAAACGGTTTGAAAAACGAGCGCGGCACACTGGCCATGGCCCGGACCATGGTGGTCGACTCCGCCACCTCCCAGTTTTTCATCAATTTCACGGACAACGATTTTCTGAACTACGCCGGAAAGAACAATTTCGGCTATGCGGTTTTCGGCAAAGTCACAGAAGGAATGGATATCGTGGATGTCATGGCTAAAGTCAGAACCGGTTCCCGGGGTCCTTTTCAGGACTGGCCCATTGACGACGTGGTGATCGAATCCGTCACGGTGAAATAA